A genomic region of Mus musculus strain C57BL/6J chromosome 7, GRCm38.p6 C57BL/6J contains the following coding sequences:
- the Fbl gene encoding rRNA 2'-O-methyltransferase fibrillarin yields MKPGFSPRGGGFGGRGGFGDRGGRGGGRGGRGGFGGGRGGFGGGGRGRGGGGGGFRGRGGGGGRGGGFQSGGNRGRGGGRGGKRGNQSGKNVMVEPHRHEGVFICRGKEDALVTKNLVPGESVYGEKRVSISEGDDKIEYRAWNPFRSKLAAAILGGVDQIHIKPGAKVLYLGAASGTTVSHVSDIVGPDGLVYAVEFSHRSGRDLINLAKKRTNIIPVIEDARHPHKYRMLIAMVDVIFADVAQPDQTRIVALNAHTFLRNGGHFVISIKANCIDSTASAEAVFASEVKKMQQENMKPQEQLTLEPYERDHAVVVGVYRPPPKVKN; encoded by the exons aggaggtggaagaggaggccGAGGAGGCTTTGGCGGTGGACGAGGAGGCTTTGGCGGTGGAGGTCGAGGTCGAGGCGGAGGGGGTGGTGGCTTCAGGGGACGAGGAGGTGGCGGTGGCCGAG GTGGGGGCTTCCAGTCTGGGGGCAACCGGGGTCGAGGTGGTGGCCGGGGAGGCAAGAGAGGAAACCAGTCAGGGAAGAATGTGATGGTGGAGCCGCATCGTCATGAAG GTGTCTTTATCTGTCGCGGAAAGGAGGATGCCCTTGTCACAAAGAATCTGGTCCCTGGAGAGTCTGTGTATGGAGAGAAGAGAGTCTCTATTTCA GAAGGAGATGACAAAATTGAGTACAGAGCCTGGAACCCCTTCCGCTCCAAGCTGGCAGCAGCTATCCTGGGCGGCGTAGACCAGATCCACATCAAGCCAGGAGCCAAGGTGCTCTACCTTGGGGCAGCCTCAGGCACCACCGTCTCCCACGTCTCTGATATTGTCGGCCCG GATGGTCTGGTCTACGCAGTTGAGTTCTCCCACCGCTCTGGCCGTGACCTCATCAACTTGGCCAAGAAGAGGACTAACATTATTCCTGTAATTGAAGATGCTCGACACCCACACAAATACCGCATGCTTATCG CAATGGTGGATGTCATCTTTGCCGATGTGGCCCAGCCAGACCAAACCCGAATTGTGGCCCTGAACGCCCACACCTTCCTGCGGAATGGAGGACACTTTGTGATTTCCATTAAG GCCAACTGCATTGACTCCACTGCGTCAGCAGAGGCTGTGTTTGCATCTGAAGTGAAGAAGATGCAGCAGGAGAACATGAAGCCGCAGGAGCAGCTGACGCTAGAGCCTTATGAGCGAGACCACGCCGTGGTTGTCGGTGTGTACAG GCCACCTCCCAAGGTGAAGAACTGA